A window of the Phaseolus vulgaris cultivar G19833 chromosome 5, P. vulgaris v2.0, whole genome shotgun sequence genome harbors these coding sequences:
- the LOC137836077 gene encoding metal transporter Nramp1-like, whose translation MAVTGSGSGQPQFISSTGNRSFSNAPLIENSETNQIVVPDKRSWKNLFAYMGPGFLVSIAYIDPGNFETDLQAGAQYKYELLWIILVASCAALVIQSMAANLGVVTGKHLAEHCRTEYPRVPNFILWIIAEIAIVACDIPEVIGTAFALNMLFNIPVWIGVLLTGLSTLILLALQQYGVRKLEFLIAFLVFTIAACFMAELGYAKPDAKEVIKGLFVPELKGNGATGLAISLLGAMVMPHNLFLHSALVLSRKIPRSVRGINEACRFYMIESAFALMVAFLINVSVISVSGAVCNSSNLNAEDRMSCQDLDLNEASFLLRNVLGKWSSKLFGIALLASGQSSTITGTYAGQYVMQGFLNLRLEPWIRNMLTRCLAIVPSLIVAVIGGSAGAGKLIIIASMILSFELPFALVPLLKFTSCKTKMGTHVNSTMISAVTWIIGSLIMVINIYYLITGFIKLLLQSHIKIVAKVLLGMLGFSGIAIYLAGITYLVIRKNTEATHLLALTASENQQMTNEQGNGSIYSLPREDIVSMQLPQRSTPADLD comes from the exons ATGGCTGTCACAGGTTCTGGTTCCGGACAGCCACAATTCATTTCGAGCACTGGCAACCGAAGCTTTTCCAATGCGCCACTCATTGAGAACTCAGAGACTAATCAAATTGTTGTGCCTGAT AAGAGAAGCTGGAAAAATTTATTTGCCTACATGGGGCCTGGGTTTCTTGTATCCATTGCATACATAGACCCAGGGAACT TTGAGACGGATCTTCAGGCTGGGGCACAATATAAATATGAG ttacTTTGGATCATATTGGTGGCATCATGTGCTGCTCTTGTAATTCAATCAATGGCAGCCAATCTTGGGGTGGTCACTG GAAAACACTTAGCAGAGCATTGTAGAACTGAATATCCCCGGGTGCCCAACTTCATCCTTTGGATTATTGCTGAAATTGCTATAGTGGCCTGTGACATTCCTGAAG TAATTGGGACAGCCTTTGCACTGAACATGCTCTTCAACATACCCGTTTGGATTGGTGTTCTTCTGACAGGACTCAGCACACTGATCCTCTTAGCATTACAGCAATATGGG GTTAGGAAACTCGAATTCTTGATTGCATTTCTTGTATTTACAATTGCTGCATGTTTTATGGCTGAGCTTGGATATGCAAAGCCTGATGCTAAAGAAGTTATAAAGGGTCTATTTGTGCCAGAACTAAAAGGAAATGGTGCAACTGGTCTTGCAATTTCACTCCTTGGAGCTATGGTTATGCC GCACAATCTCTTCCTGCACTCAGCACTGGTGCTGTCTAGGAAAATACCACGATCGGTTCGAGGAATCAAT GAGGCTTGTAGGTTTTACATGATAGAAAGTGCCTTCGCTCTCATGGTGGCCTTCCTCATAAATGTTTCTGTTATTTCTGTAAGTGGCGCTGTTTGCAATTCTTCGAATTTGAATGCAGAAGATCGGATGAGCTGTCAGGATTTGGATCTGAACGAAGCCTCCTTCCTACTTAGA AATGTCTTGGGGAAATGGAGTTCAAAACTGTTTGGAATTGCTTTGCTTGCATCGGGTCAAAGTTCTACCATAACAGGAACATATGCTGGGCAGTATGTCATGCAG GGATTTCTTAATTTACGACTGGAGCCATGGATTCGGAATATGTTAACTCGTTGCTTAGCCATAGTTCCTAGCTTGATTGTTGCAGTCATTGGTGGATCTGCGGGGGCTGGGAAGCTGATAATAATTGCATCC ATGATCTTATCATTTGAACTTCCTTTTGCTTTGGTTCCACTCCTCAAGTTTACAAGCTGCAAAACTAAGATGGGGACACATGTCAACTCCACcatg ATTTCAGCTGTTACATGGATAATCGGTTCCCTCATTATGGTCATTAACATATACTACTTGATAACTGGCTTCATCAAGCTGCTTCTTCAAAGCCACATAAAAATTGTGGCTAAGGTGCTTCTTGGGATGTTAGGATTTTCAGGCATTGCGATATATTTGGCGGGTATAACGTACCTAGTAATCCGCAAAAATACAGAGGCTACACACCTTTTGGCTCTAACAGCATCAGAAAATCAACAAATGACAAATGAACAAGGCAATGGATCAATCTATTCTCTTCCAAGAGAAGACATAGTAAGCATGCAATTGCCTCAAAGAAGTACTCCTGCTGATCTTGACTGA